In the Populus trichocarpa isolate Nisqually-1 chromosome 8, P.trichocarpa_v4.1, whole genome shotgun sequence genome, aaaccccaacatgtacaaatcatatattcatacaacaaatttatatagaaaaaagctataaaacaagtaaacacacaaacaaaatacatatactatatCAAAATGCCATAAAAATTAACGtttaaaaattgagttcaatAAAAAAGGGTAGTTTTACCTACTTGATATGaggaatcctaaaaaaaatgaaccagaACAGGGATGCTAACAGACTAAGTGTTGAGGTGGCCGGATTTGTGGTGATGAGAGTTtaatttgtgataaaataaggaggatttgttgttatttgtagaggaaaatgaaagaaaaagaagaaatagggTAGGGGGAGAGGGGGGCCTCTTACTAGgtcataacttaaatattaccgatgaatttactAACAGATATTAGAGACGAGTTTATTTCGTCGATGATATTATCTTTAAGCATgacacattattatttttttcccactgtaagTCTCTTGAAATACACCAATGGAAAATTTTCATAGGttcattaaaatcattttgtttgattttgaaaaaaaaatttgaaaattattttttttgtttttttattactttgtttttaaataaaaatacaaaaaaaaaaaaaatttctatttatatttacaaaATTTTGAGAGCATAAAGAAACAAGATGGTACAAAACCACCTTACATATAtcataattaatctaaaaaaaaaatatggaattgcttctttttttacctttaagcTTTGCTTATAATTTAGGAAGGTGGCCAGTACTGTTCAGGAACAACCTTTTTTGTTTGGATATGGTTGttagtgaaaaaagaaaaatgacccATTTTATTGGAAATAGGTCTAAAGAAATGAGATTGCCTCCAATGATATGCCTTGATGCATGGCCTTTGACATGGAAAAGGCTCTAgctatcaaaatcaaattcattagAAGGCAAAATAGGGCCTCTCTTGCCTCATCCTTTGTGGATAGGATCTTCCCTTCTTTTAGACTAGGTGTAGACATGCAGGATAAAATTAGCagctttctcttctctccctccCCCTTTTATGAGTTCCTTTGCTTAATCTGATCTCTCTTTTAATGAGGACAAGAAAAGCCAAGTAAAGGAAACTGACTACTCCGTTAAAAGTGCATTGCAAAGCCCATTCAAACAAGGAATGGGGGTGTGACCCTCATGACTTCCATGGAAAAAGTAACAACTCAAGGCATTTGAGGTTGTAGTAAATTAGGGTTTAGCCGTTTCAGAGATCTCTGAAGCTTAAAAGCACATGCGGGCAATTTGGAGTGATTCATTCACGGCTTAGCCAAAACACAAAAACGTTGGATTTATGCATTCTTGCTAGCTTGCTAGCTTGCTCGCTGCTTGTTCCGATGGGAATGTTTCCGTACGTGAGCAAAAGAGTGGAAACAAAAGTGGTACGAAAATAGGCTAATCTACACGATTAACTcacatttaactttaaaaaatataaaaaataatgttttttcaagctaAACATGGTTTGAAATGCGATATTACTACttaaacaaagaaatatatcttataattttagattatctAAATTGATggaattagattaattttaattttttggattaatGCACAATCCATGTGTAAGAGTTCATTCAGCGGGATTACTCCATATATGCACCATCTATCCTAAACTTTTCagactgaaaaaggaaaaaaaataaacaatgttaCGATTTACTTATAGATGTCTTCATACACATTGAGGCCGTACGTATATCAATTAATATGTATGCATGATGAAGAAAGTATTTGTCAAGAGGAATTGAAAGAAGGATAGATAGGAGAGGAGGGATCGAATGTATTTGTCATTTGATATAAGGTatggatcttaaaaaaaaaaaaaaaaattgaagaaatgaaggGATCCCTTCAATCCTTTGACTCTtatcctttcaattttatttttatttttatttttattttttataatttgtcatGCTTTCAACTTTGATAGATTAACTCTCATCGTTTTCCTTACTTGTTAGTCAAACAATTGGATCAATATTTACTTAGGACTTTTTGCAAAATCCATGGCTGCTAATTGGGAATATGGTGCTCGATCGTGGCATCTTTTGTTTCATAGGATGAGAGCTTGCAAGTTGTTCTCGATCCAGCTGGCCCCTCCGATAAAAACCTCCTCTTTTGGGAGGGCATGGGCTGGTAATGGTAATGTTGTCacctatcattttttatatatccaaTTGTAAATTATATGTAAAATTGTCATTTTCTATTTTGTGGCCAAACATCTATTTTGAGTAAAATTTCGGCACATACAAACTTGCTACTTCAAGCCAACAGAACCTAATGTTTGTCTCATTCGTGACAAGATGATTCTACTTTAAGTAGAGTTGTAaacttgtaagaaaagaatttgaaatGGAGATGTTACTTGATTTATCCTCTACTTTAAGTAAGGTTCTTAAACAAAAAGTCACGGGTCACGAGTTGGGTATGTTAACCgggttaattataattaatttaaattttctcttaaaaaaccCATTAACAGGCTCTTAATTGGGTCGTTGGTTAATCCGAGTTTTTGACTTGAATTCTATTTATTATGATACTAAACTTGTACCCTATATCGAGTCGAGTCAACCAGTTGAGCCGCCAGGTTAAACATTAAGTGCTATACATTTCGAACCGATATGAATGGCTTGATAATTAAGATGCACGTTTGTCTCATTCCCGGAGAAAGCTTGTCCAAATTCAATGGATCCTCTTTAGTCTTCACAAGTTtcgtaaaattaattatagagtGCAATGTGGGCATTTGGAATTCCATCGGTACTGCTCCACTGAGACTTCCATGCAAATTGGATGTGATGGTCCTCACCACTTGCTCCCAAAAGAGATGGCATCACTTTACGTTGTTGCAAGGTAATTAAGCAAGAGAGTTTTTGGCTATAGCTTCACATCTCTCTCATAATTTACACGGAAAAAGCAAAAACCGCAGCCACATTTGACATTGCATTCCAAAAAGATACATAATAACATTATGCCTTCAATTTTTCTGGTCAGTGAACTTGTTcatgacaatatatatatatatatatatatatatatatttcaatgcCATCAAGAAAAATGAACTCACCGACAGATCCTATATAGAAATATTGGGGATGGTTTGTTTTGCATATATACTTGTAAccttggaaaataaataaattagaagacgagttaattaaaaaagaaagccaCTTTCCATTCCCAAAAGAAATTGTAGATCAGAAGTTAATTTACGTCACGACGTTGACACAGACTCAATAATCAAGACCAAATTTCAAGCACTTAATCACGTACAATACATTAGCTAATTCCCTACCTCAGCACTCACAGCTTATATATGATTAAGAAGTAAACACTCATATATATCCCCAAATTAGAGAAGAGCTACGATACAACATTAcataaacaaaaccaaaacgatcgacaaagaaaaaaggaaagaaggacacaaattaaggactaaaatgcAGACAAACATGAATAAAGGGCTATATATGAGTACTTAACGCACTACATATCCCTCACTTCAAACATATTGCGGTTTTTGACGACAATATCATACATGTGCATGGACTTGAACTTGTTAAAATCCTTAGGGAGAGAGATGAGATGGACTGTGGATCTTATGTGGAATTGTAGGAGATCCGGGTCATCATAGTACCTTTCCCACCCAAGTGAAGAAAGCTTTCGCTCAAGAACAGCATAAGAAGTTATAACCTCATTACTTGGAGTGTGAACTAGCACTTTTCGCCTAGTATTTGACCCTTGCCGACTTCCGTCTAATGATTCAGCTCCTGGATTCTCCACCAGCCGAACCACGCCATTCTTGAAAACCCAAACACCAGACATTTTCCAATGCTGCTGAGGATAAAGATGGAGTGAGAGTTTCTATATGTAAGCGTATGTGAGTGTGTTCAAGGTTTTGTAAGTTTGGGATGGAGTTGGTCATGGGATAGCAAGGTATTTATAGAGGCAAGTTTGTGTTCGGTAATTGTGATGCTGGCAAAAGTGTTTTCAattgtaaatatataattaaaataatatttttttagtttttttttatttttaacatcaacacacaTCATCAAGTCcatcaaaaaaatctataaatattaatatgataaaaacaattcaaaaactactttaaaaagcaaattaagccaaaaaaaatactctaataCTAAAATCTTGGGTCAGGGTTTCGTTAGGGACATATGTAGCATCAATTTAATGTGGACCATTTTATCGGATTGAGAAGAATCCTTCGCATTTTCTTTAGCCAAGTCTTTCGTTAACCCCTCACGATGGgaatctttgttttgtttttgaaaggataaaagagagagatagaaTGACTGATGGATTGCAACCTTGCATTCGAGagaatactaatattaaaagactTTACAAAGTTCCTATTTTTTAACGAAAAGCTATCAAAATTTGTACATTATAGATCAGCTAGCATTCGTatctggggggggggggggggggggggggggcatcacatataaagaagaaaaaggatgtTCGGCCGGGGAGTGTAAATCGATCATGGAAACTGTGTACGTAATTTTCATGTAAGTTTCCTTAAATCAATGTAATTAGTAATTACTTGCATGTGCATATAAAGAGATGAAGATGCTATAGATGGTAAAATCACTTCTTATTATCATCGCAAGTAAAAACCATCAAAGATATTTAAATCTTACAATGCCCCAGAATCCATTTTCactggaggttttttttttttttttttttcaaacaaatcttggGATGGATTGGGAGAAAGGGTAGAGGGCACCCTTGTTTCTGTAGCTCGAGGTATATTGAATCTCTAATCGAATGAaagtaaaagacaaaaaagaacaaaaagaggGGGGGAGTGGAACTATTGTTAAAAAGAGAGAGCTTAATTCATCTTGAGAAAAGACAGGTATAAAAGAAGTTGAACGGTCATGGAATAAAATTTCCATACGTAGAAAGGAGGGATCGATGCTTATGTACGTGAATACAAGAATAATGTCTTTTTCCAAAGCCTGGGAATGGTCCGTGGCGGGGGAAAGAGAGATCAAGAAACGTGAGGGGGTGTGGGATGGGACCAAAAACTGATTCTCATTTCTCCATTCTGGTTCGTTGGAGATGGGAGTTTTCCTTTTGCAGGAGGCCTAACATATGTAGATTAACAAGGGCCTGTGCCTAACTGTTGACCATTTACTTCATTTACTCCCAACTTTTTACTTTTCTCCGAGTTGAACCACTACAGTTCGTGTGAAACCAAAAATCATGTGCAAATTCCATGCTACAAGAACACTAGCGTTACTACACGTTCGCAGAAGAGCCGTATACATGATTAACCCTGTGAATATGACACTGATATTTTCACAACTAGCCACCCCTAGTCGGTATTTATTAAGCAGGATTTGCATAGCGATCTGTCGATTGTGGGCAATTTTCGAGGTTGAGGTGGTTCGGCCCCTTTTGTTCTCTAATTAAACAACGGAAGACCTGTGTTGTAAATATCTTACAATAGCCAAGCCAATTATTGGGACAAATTAACTGCTCAATGCATGGTAAGACATTGAAGTATAAGATTTGCACTCAAGCAAGGGAAAAATTAAGGGCTTCAATTAAGAGATCATGAGGGCATTTCTTCTAATAGATTTTTCTTGTTCCAACGAAATCTGTAAGGGCATAGAGCTGCATCATGTGTCTTTTTTTCCCAGCGAGAGATCCAATGAATCTTGGAATACATGATAGAGGTAAAACTCATCAATCCATCAAATTGAAATTCGTAGGAGGTTTGCTCAACAGTGACTTGTTTTCATAAGTATGACTTATAAAGAATAATATGGTGTATATTGTCACTTTATATCTTAATAATATTActttttgtattataaaaaagaaacaaatacatTGTGTTTAACTctattcttatgattttatccttattagaggtgattttcataaaaaagaaaaggaaggattaTAATAGATATATTATGAGCTTGCTCCCTATGATAAacctctttaaaaaatatatcgttttttttttcatgagaatCGTATTGTTActccattaaaatttaattttaaaacatttaatgtgtgtgttttatgaaaaacaagaattttattaatcaaatgatTTAGCCATCAAGAACAAGGCTAAACAGGAGAAGAAAAGTAACAATAGATAAAGCCAGGAAATTTACAAACTaaacataaatcaaacaaatttaacTGACTTCCatgttaacttaaaaaaaaacagacaaataaagtaaaatataaatctaTAAAAGAAGACTATAACTATGCAATCTAATCAGTTTCTTTATAAACTTCATGTTTGGCCAAATGATTCGCTATGAATATGTGTAAAATTCACATGAGAAAGCATAAGACAGACATTAAtaatgtgtgtttggtattgtggtagctgttatggttgtggtttgaaaaaagttgttttataaaaagtacttttactTGAAGttggtttagaaaaatatatgtttggttaaaactgtggttgaaattgaggttgaacaaaaaatagtttaatgtgtttggttaaaaattgtgGTTCAATTTGATGTTATGGTATAATGACCTAAATGGACTTGATTCataaagttaattttcaattacataAAAAGTAATCTTACAACCAATAAATTATTGCAAAGAGACCTAAACATATTAgaacaatattttataattgtgtCATTAAACTTGCAACAATCCCATCACATATGTAATCCATTCGCGAAGGCCTGTGGTGTCTTTGGATTTGTGAATGTAGATCCACATCAATTAGAAAATCATCGGGAACAAAATCAGGATGATGATTCAACTCCATAAATACCACATCTTGCATTGAAGTTcttctaatgtaattatgaATTGTCATGGATGCGACAACAATTTAAACTTGTGCCTTGTAATTAAAGGATGACATATTCTGTAAGATTTGCCATCTTTTTTTCCAAACTTCAAATGTACGTTCTATTACACAGTGTAATGAAGAATGCACAAGGTTGAAAATTTCTTCATGATTTTGTGGTTGTCCTGGCCTCCTAAATTCTTGCAAATGATATCTCTAACCTCTATATGGATCTAAAAATCCATATTCATTAGGATATCCCGAATCAACCAAGTAGTATCCCtgtaaatacatataaattttttgaaatgaaaaatgccaaaaaacaattaacattaacatatatatatacacacacatacacacgtTACTACCTTCTAGTGGCttagaaaattttatatgtGGATTGTCAATTGCCTCGAGAAAAATTCATGTATCGTGTGCACTACCTTCCCAACCCGCCCAAACAAATGTGAATTGCATGTCAAAGCTATATATAGCCATAACATTTTGGGTCAGCACATCTTTTCTTCCGATAAATGGAATTTGGTTTTCAGAAGAAACACATGCACACACATGTGTACCAATGATAGCTCCTACACAATTCTAATATAAGAGAAACCATCAACAAGCATCAATTTGAgctgactaaaaaataaatttcacaaatttatttaataaaaagcaCCATCaataaatatgattaattaCATTACCTTGAAATGAGGCATATACCTTGGATTGTTCACAATTTCACGCGGTGTGTTTACAAACCCGGGATCTGCAGGTTGTATTAAATCTGTAGCGAGCAAACAAACTGATTTAAGAACTTCATTAAAGTACCTACTAATAGTTTCTCttaaatgttgaaatctctCATGAACTTCCCTGTTGGATGCACCCAATGCTATTGTATAAACAAATATTCCAACTTTCTCAAAAACACACATTCTTTTAGATGCTTTTAACCCATATTGGTTTTCAAGTTGAAAGCAAAGACTTTGAAATGTCGTCACATCcatcctaaacatgtttatacaGCGTGTCCAATGTCCATGTAATatttcattcaaccattgcattCCAGTGTTGTACGAATCCATATAAGgttccttatatatataagtattatAATATAATGCGAGGGCACCCGCCGTGCGTAGAACCAATTTTTGACGATCAAACTCCCTTTTCCAAAACAACTCACCTTCTTCATCTGAATCGTCGTCGTTGTTGTCATCATTATCAAAACTGTGATTACCATTGGAATCTCCATCGTTATCAGAAGAATGACCATAATTAACGTAACCAGCTATGTTATTCATTACATCATCATAAACCCTGTCAAAAAGTGCTGAAAACCAGTGCGAATCCATATCTATCATGACATACCAATTTTTTGTGAATAATTGAAAAGCTTAagacttgttaaaaaaaaatggattatgGAGATCGAAATACTATAttgtaaaatattatcttaCCCTCGGCATTACTTTTATATTACCATATATAGAATCATTTTATAtcctagcataaaaaaataataacatttactATAGGTTCATttccataaaaatcaataaataacgatcttgaattaaataagactagtaatattatttcatttctcTTATAATGTAGTTTTGCTGGCTTTGCAATTTGTAGGAGGCTATATTTGTTTGCAATTCAGtccttttattagtttttaagtacaattaattttttttttccaaaattccTTTTATCTCTAATCAAAATTTCCAATTCCACATGctataaacaaactaaaaaatagtatttgcaGATATCAAAATGGGAATTTAAGAAAGAATTAACAATTCACATTGGATAACTgtgattttcaaaaaagaaaaagaaaagaaaaaagaaaaagaaaaagaaaaaaccaaagataTGCCTCCACATCGTTGTTTATAGTCTTGTTATGGTCTCTAGCATAAAAGGCCATGAATTTCTACCCCTTTACTCTCCCAATGAACACCATAAACATAAGCCTTGTTGACCTTGATGTCGTAGCCTAGCAACCTTGTtgcccttttcattttcaattatgCAAATGAACAGACATTTACAAACCTAAGAATGCATTTTGTTTATAATGAATTTCATAACATTGAAAGTAATCAGCTgtaactaataataaattaaatgcaacTTACTTATTACAGATGTAAAAATACCAGCAATGAGCAACACCATCAATTACAAACCACCATACCTGATTGTAGTTACTATAACATTCGGTTTCTACCTGGAAATTGACAATATGAAAGTGATATTGCCTTCCCATACTTACTGTTATTTATATACAAATACATAGGAATAGAACTAATATTCCAAAATAGTTACCTAACTTTCAAAAGCATGTAACCAAACCATTCAACAACAAGTAACCCaactgaaaattttgattttaacaacctaaaCCTAACATTCAAAGTTAAGTATCCAAACTTTCAAATTGCAATAATACTAACTGCACTTTTTGCATGTATGAAACTTACCATTCAAGAGCAAGTAACCAAACATTCAAAGTTAAGCATCCAAACATTCAAAGTGTAATAACAACAAGCATCAATCTCGGTTTCCATGTATTAAACCAACCATTCAACTGCAGGTAACCCaactgaaaattttgattttaacaacctaaaCCGATCATAATGTCAAAACATACATGGTAATGGTGTTCCAAGTACTTGGTTATGGAAATACACAAATACGTAGGCAAATTCACATATTTCCAGCAACAATTGCAGCATAGGAAATCTGAAAAGAACAGTGGAAAATATTTCAGACAATTAAAAATGTTACTGGAATATAGTATTCAACATAAATGAAAAGACATGAATAGGTTAATAAGTTAAAACCTGACTTTGTCCATctaagtttttctttgttgttcaaacattattttcagccatgatatttttctatcaatagAACCCATTGCAACCCACATCTCTCTCTTGCTCCTCGCACAAAAGAATTCAATTGCAAAGGTATGTAAAGCACTACCAAAGTTAACTCCATCAATAGACTGCAGTTCTTCCATTACCTCTTCAATGCtacaacctttttatttttttatctctagaAGGAGTTGTGCTCTCTCTGGTCATGGAGACAGACTCAACAAGTTGATCCAGACATATAAATAATTGTGCTCCCATTCCAGTTCCCCTATTATTTTTTCGGCATTGAGGTGTAGTGTTATGTGAACCCTTTCTCTTTGTACTACTGGGGTTGCTGTTACTGTTTGCGATATTGCTTCCACCAACCATATTGCTATCATGTATGAAATAAGGGATTGCATCCTCTTCAGGGTCGCCACTTCCTTCTTCTCTATTAGTTTCCTTATTGGTTGTATTTCTCATTCCAGCAGCCCTATTATCTTCATCTGATAATAGTCCTTGTGAGGGAATCCAAACATATTCTCCCATGACCGTTCTGTTACTAAACATGATATCGTACTTGGCACACAACGAGGGCTTTATACTAACATGTTTAAACTTCTTTGCGCCTCTCATTTCCTGTGTAATGAAAGCTGGATGTACTTAGCAATGATAgtagattaataaataatacaacaagacaaataattttttgaggcTATTGATAATGAAAActaacctgaattttttgtttccacCATTCATCAGTTGCTGAGATGGTCCCAAGTTCAGTCGACCAATCAACTCCAgttttagttattaattttttgcatACCCTCCAGTCCTTTTTAATcccatcccatttgtttttaagCTGATCTTTTGTTAATGAAAGTCTTGTTTGCTCTTTGAATGATTGTATGAAAAATTTCCAGCCAGCTTTGTCGAAATGGGTGTTTGGTCTCATGCCTCTCTCAATAGCTTTAATCCAAATGTCACAAAACGTGTGCAACATTGCCTTGGTCCAAGAAGCTTTTTATGTGTGTCAGACCCATCCATTGCTTAATGGTTgacaatacaagaaaaaatgaaacaaacaaTTAACTATATAAACAAAAGATTGAATGCTGATAAGGGCTAAAATAAGATACTAACAGAAGAGGAAATTACATTTCCAACAACAGGTCAACCAAAGAAACTAACAAGAAATTGAATGTTGACAAgggatgaaaaaataaactaacaatTAACTATATCAACTTAATGATTGACAATGCAAGAAAAAATGCAACAAACAATTAACTATATAAACAAAAGATTGAATGCTGATAAAGGCTAAAATAAGATACTAATAGAACCCGAAATAACATTTTCAGCAA is a window encoding:
- the LOC18110904 gene encoding flowering-promoting factor 1-like protein 3 produces the protein MSGVWVFKNGVVRLVENPGAESLDGSRQGSNTRRKVLVHTPSNEVITSYAVLERKLSSLGWERYYDDPDLLQFHIRSTVHLISLPKDFNKFKSMHMYDIVVKNRNMFEVRDM